From one Parambassis ranga chromosome 5, fParRan2.1, whole genome shotgun sequence genomic stretch:
- the fam210b gene encoding protein FAM210B, mitochondrial, with translation MFLCRTGRLCAAAAAPDQALKAAGSFLVRLKANRLKDVTVTARTVGHTFHRALCASVVRPEKQQPDPVHNWDASFGFVTTEWRHLNRVATVAVGLSKSVQRDIIRQPLFSTNRRHNSRGDPGGNVLFTGGCWEVSNRRCSTRAMQTRASSTATQKRKSDEEPADSNKEDVQTLKETSTTSSSEKNSGDTEPEAGKLNKTQQLKKVFKEYGAVGVCFHIGISLMSLGMFYLLVSSGIDMAAILCKVGFSEAVVQSKMAAGTSTFVLAYAIHKLFAPVRISITLVSVPLIVRYFRKTGLFKPPTAAP, from the exons ATGTTTCTGTGTCGCACGGGGAGGCTGTGCGCAGCAGCAGCGGCTCCGGATCAGGCTTTGAAGGCAGCCGGCTCGTTTCTGGTGCGACTTAAAGCAAACAGACTGAAGGACGTCACCGTGACAGCACGCACGGTGGGCCACACGTTTCACCGGGCTTTATGTGCGTCCGTAGTGCGCCCGGAAAAGCAACAGCCGGACCCCGTTCATAACTGGGACGCGTCGTTTGGTTTTGTAACAACGGAATGGAGACACTTGAACCGGGTGGCCACTGTGGCTGTGGGTCTCTCCAAAAGCGTGCAGCGTGATATTATCAGGCAGCCGCTCTTTTCTACAAACAGGCGCCATAACAGCAGGGGAGACCCGGGGGgtaatgttttgtttacagGTGGCTGCTGGGAGGTTTCTAACCGACGCTGCTCCACCAGAGCCATGCAGACCAGAGCTTCATCCACGGCCACGCAGAAGAGGAAGAGCGACGAGGAGCCGGCTGACAGCAACAAAGAG GATGTGCAGACTCTAAAGGAGACCTCTACTACCTCATCTTCTGAGAAGAACTCGGGGGACACAGAGCCAGAGGCAGGAAAACTCAACAAGACCCAGCAGTTAAAGAAAGTCTTCAAGGAGTATGGAGCAGTGggagtttgttttcacattgGGATCTCTCTCATGTCTCTAGGAATGTTCTACCTCCTCGTATCCAG TGGGATTGACATGGCAGCCATACTCTGTAAAGTGGGCTTCAGTGAGGCGGTGGTTCAGTCAAAAATGGCAGCAGGAACCAGCACATTCGTCCTGGCCTATGCCATCCACAAGCTCTTCGCTCCTGTCCGCATCAGCATCACTCTGGTGTCAGTGCCTCTTATTGTGCGCTACTTTAGAAAGACTGGACTTTTCAAACCTCCCACCGCTGCCCCCTGA